One Cinclus cinclus chromosome 24, bCinCin1.1, whole genome shotgun sequence genomic window, aggaggaggaggacaaaaGGGCTTGCAACTCACCTGGTTCccaaggagaaggaggagacaGAAGTGGTTGACAGTGCCAGCACTGAGGCTGCCTTTTATCTTGGCCCCACAGTGCCTCAGGGCCCACAGTTCGTGCTGCATCCGTGACGATATTCCTGCATGATTCCAAATGAACGGAAACATCTCAGGGAACGCTATGGCATGAGTTGGTTTTTCCCTCCACCATGACTTTGGATTTCCTGGCTTacatcattcccattcccttcaGGACAGTTCTTCAGAGCGCTGTATGTGAGATTCCAGGTTCCCTGGGGGCAAGGATGAGTCAATGTGGGCAGAAGACATGAACTAACTGCAGAAGTGTTCCAAAGGAGGGCAGGTGATACCAGCCTGGGGCACTCTTGTGGAGATGTATAATGCTGCCGGATTTTTGTAATTCCTGCTGACTGGGAGGGCcttctctgctcccagcccttccagTCTTTTGCTCAGCCCCTAACAGCGCCACTATGTGCCTCGTCTCCTCCATGTGCCCTCCTTgccctcctcctcagcctgcacCATCCTTGAGACTGGTGCAGCGCTGCTGCCTGAGCATGTGTCCTGCACTGTGTGCTCTGAAGCAGCTCTGAACCAGAGCTCCCCAGCATCTCCTCAGTCACATCCCTTGCTACGGCCTGTGGCCCATGTGCTCAGCCACATGCAGTCATGTGtgtgggagtgtggctgtgcccCGGCGTGTGCGAGTATCTGCACACGCTTGTGCTCGTGGCCTCACGGGAACAACCCCTGAGAGCCTCTGACCTACCCGAGGACGGTTGTGCGCAGGGCAGAGCACTTGTGCGCAACCCCCCTGCCCGTGTGCCTGTGCACGTGTGCCGGGCTCCGCGCGTCTGCCTTCTTCTCTGTGCACACCTGGGCAGGCTGGCAATGTGTCAGTGCCCCTGGGTGTGTGTCTCcacagctgtgcctgagctggCGGCTCAGCCCAGCCACCACAAGGCCCGCAGGCACTTCCCTGCCCAGCGGTGCCAGCCACTCACACACACTCGGCCCCCAGTTCCTTCAGTGCAGGAACCTGGAGAGGGCCACGGCCCTCCGGTCGGTCTCACCAAGCACAATCCCAttgccaggccatgcccaggcCAGGCCACCTCCAGGCAGCCTTGGGGCActcagctctgtcccagggTCCTTGCTCCTTTCTCAAAGAGAGGCTTTGAGGTGACAGTGTTCTGGTGGGACAGTGGAGATGGGGGCGTCCTGTGGCCACACTGGCCTTGGTCCtgagccaggggctgtgggaaaAAGTTTCTGTCTACCAGAATGGGGTGTGCGGAGAAAAGTTATTGACCGTGTCTGGGAGGTGGAGGATGGAAGATGGGAGAGTTGCTCCTTTCCCACAGCCAGAAGGGGGAACAGTGGCAGGCTCCAACAATGTGGGAGCATGGCTTTGGTTCTGTCCTCATGCTCCGTTGATCCTGTGAAacccctcagccctgccctgtcGCGATGGGTGAGGGTGGTGGTTGCCGTGACCTTCCTAGGGAAGTGTCTTAGAAGCACAGCCCTAGGCACAGAGGCACATCTGCCTTCACCtgagtgatttcagctctctTGTGAGCGCTGCTGAGTGCAGCGCGGAAGAAAGCTACGGGAGTGTTCGTATGGGGTTCCACGGAGatcttttattcttctctcaCAAAGGATTTAGGGACGAAGAACGGCCCACTGGGTTTGAGGGAGGCGGGATTATATCAGAAAGGCAGGGgttggggaaaagcagcagggccGACCATCTGAGGGTTTAGGGGAGGAACAAAGGGGAATGGCCAGTGGGGTACACAGGATTTGTATGCAAATGAGGGTCACTGTGGGAGACACCTTTCTCTTACCATGAACAAGGCAAGAGGTGGCCCAAGGGCTCTATCTCCGGGGCTGAGGTGTGAGCATTTTGGCTTAAGGGCTTTCCCTCCAGGGAAGGGCCAGGGCCTCCATTAGGCCTTGTGCCTCCACACTGCCTGTGGGGTTAGAAGGTGGGCAGAAGAAGGCTAATGTGAGGGAGGTGTTTGAGGAGAGGAGGTTGTGGACTATCCCCAGGCATTGCTGTTTCCCACGTGCTCTCGTGTGACCTTTAGACATCATCTTCTCAGGATAATCACCATTTTGGGAAAGCCGTGGATGTATTTGTGAGCTCCAATAGAAAAGGCACCAAGTAAAATCCACCATGGAGTGGGTCCACCCTCTGCTTCCTGCACCTTTTGCCGCGAGCTGGATGGAAGAGTTCCCacacagggaaggaggaagcagagggcCAGGTTTGGATGCAAAACAACTTTATTGAGTGTACGGAAGTAAAGGAGGTAGCTGAAAGAGGACACCAGGAGCAGGCACTGGGGTGCAGAGGGGGTGTCCATTTGCCCGGCCTGCAGAAGGACGGAGGGAGGTAAACAGGTCTCACTGGGCTGGCATGGGGTGGTGCTgacaggaaaggcagagaagggaagagagccaaagaaaacaacagaaaagcaagGGCACACATCCATTGTTCCAAAAATCCATCCTCAGTGCAGTACCACGTTCTGAGGTTGTGGAGGTTCTTGCCGGAGAAGGTTGCCAGGAGATTTAGCAGGGGGGACAACATCTGCTGCCATAGCAGTTGGTGATGCAGGAGAGGTCAAAGCCCCCGGAGCTGATGGGCACTCCCCCAcagctgaggatgctgccaACAGCAGCGGAGGTGGAGGATCCCACCACGGtgttctgtgggaaggagctgaggatggggccaggcagggtcaccagcacagcaggcGGCTCAATGGCCACGTGGGagctctggcactgcctgacacagcactcattgcagctgttggccagcgggcaggggccgcagggctggcagcaagggttgcagggctggcagcaggacatgGCTCACGGTCACAGGTGCACCTGGCACAGAGcgcagggagaagcagaaagtgGGGACAcatgaggagcagcactgcacccaaacagcctgcagccaaggcagctgctggcccacattgccctgcccagctcaaaGCCCAGGAGCCACCCCAGCCATGTCCCAGCCTCTCTGTGTCTTCACAAGAccttctctcccctgccctgtcccagcacaagcagctcccagccctgggacagccctgacAGCCCCTGTCAGCTGAGACCTACAGCCAGGAAAGAGCTGGTCTTGAGcaagctgcaggaggagaagctCTAGAAGGaggacaaggaggaggaggagggggggcTTCCCACTCACCtgtttcctgaggaagagtAGGAAGAGGTGAGAGAGAGAAGTGGATGAGAGTGTAGGGACTTGGTGTGCCTTTTATAGCagtcctgcactgccccaggccCTGAGGCACCTCAGTGGAAGTCATAATTTTGTGTCCAGCTCATGTCAAATGTACACCATCCCAGCTAATGGTAGGGGCTGTGTCCTGGTTTCCTGCACTGTGGCCTCTATTTCCTGGCTTCTGCCGTGTGCGTTCCTACCTGAAGACTTTGGTAAGTGCCAGGATGAGAGGCCCAAgaattttcaggaaagaaacaatTTCAGAGTAGGCAGAATGCTGGGATCACGGTCTGGTGGCATTCCATGCAGGCACATGACATGAACCTGTGTCATTCCTGTGGGTGTGTATATGGCAAAATGTCAGGGCATCCCTCTCATTCTTCTTCTCCACCTGCCCATCTCTCCCTTCCTATGCAAGCACATGTATACTGGAAAAAGATAAACATGATGCCATTCTGCTCTCTGGAGGTGAGGGCTGGCAGTTTGCCTGGAAGCAGGGCTTCCTCCTATGTTGCGATTGACCAAAAAGACAAATTTGGAAATGCGGCTGCAGGAACAGGCTCTATGAGAAGAGTCCAGTGGCTCCTGCCACGTCTGACTGAGTCAGTTCCAAGTGTGTCCCAAGGGCACTCAGCACTGCCCAACACAAAGCACATTTGTCacgctgctgctgcctgtgtgaaAGTGGATTTTGTTGGCAATGGTATGGGCTGGAAAGAAGCTTCAAGGCCATTTCATTCCACTGCTCCTACCCTGAGAACATGGGCACTGATGCCACGCACTGAACCAGTTTGCTCAAAGCTGTGTCCAAGCAGGTCGTGCCCAATTCCGGGTTTGAGGCATCCGGAAGGTTTCTGGGCAATTCAATGCaaggcctcagcaccctcagagAGAGGAACATCTTTGTCAGCTCCAAGGGAAAGGGATCCAAGAAAAATGCACTACAGGGATTTCAAGGCACTTCTTCCTCAACACATTTACACATGACCAAGCGGAAAGAGCTGTcacagaaagatggagaaatcaGAGGCCGAGGTTTGAATGCAAAAGCAACTTTATTGAGCCCAAAGAAGAACAGACGGAGGCTGCcggagggcagcaggagcagctacTAAGATGCAGTGGGGATGTCTGACGTCCTGGCCTGCCAAGGGAAGGAGGTCAACATGTTTGACTAGGCTGGCATTGAGTGGTGGGGACCGGAAAggaatggaagaaataaatgagaggaggaagagaggaaggaaacaacAAAATGAGAAGTTCTAAATCCAATGCCTTCAAGTTCCATCTTCATTCCAGCACCGTTATCTGAAGTCGTGGAGGTTCTTGCCCAAGGATGTTGGCGGCAGCATCTTTAGCAGGGACGACAACATCTTTCACCATAACCACGGGTGATGCAGGAGATGTCAAAGCCCCCGGAGCTGATGGGCACTCCGTCAcagctgaggatgctgccaACGGCAGCGGAGGTGGAGGATCCCACCACGGtgttctgtgggaaggagctgaggatggggccaggcagggtcaccagcACAGCGGGCGGCTCAATGACGACGGTGGagctctggcactgcctgacacagcactcattgcagctgttggccagcgggcaggggccgcagggctggcagcaagggttgcagggctggcactgctggcacttCTCAGGGCAGGACATGTCTGGAGCCTGGCGCTGCAGCTGGCACACggggcagggaggaagcagAGCACATGCACACCTGAGACACAGCCCGCAAGGCACCCCAAACAAGACAAGGCCCTGCTGCCTGCCGAGCTCCAGGCCGTGCTGGCCCAAACTGGGGATCCTTTGCCCGAGCCCAGCACggtcctgcagagctcagccggGCCCAGCCGTGCTCCCGCCTGGACTGTGTTAAAATCAGCACCGCAGCCCATTCTCAGCCTCTGGCCACAACACACGAGCTCCCCTCTGCCCACACCACCAGCATTGCAGAACACTCCCAGAAGAacaaggagcaggaagaagggcTGGAAAGCTCAATGCTCTccaagaggaaggaggaggaggaggaggaggaggaggaggaggaggaggaggaggaggaggacaaaaGGGCTTGCAACTCACCTGGTTCccaaggagaaggaggagacaGAAGTGGTTGACAGTGCCAGCACTGAGGCTGCCTTTTATCTTGGCCCCACAGTGCCTCAGGGCCCACAGTTCGTGCTGCATCCGTGACGATATTCCTGCATGATTCCAAATGAACGGAAACATCTCAGGGAACGCTATGGCATGAGTTGGTTTTTCCCTCCACCATGACTTTGGATTTCCTGGCTTacatcattcccattcccttcaGGACAGTTCTTCAGAGCGCTGTATGTGAGATTCCAGGTTCCCTGGGGGCAAGGATGAGTCAATGTGGGCAGAAGACATGAACTAACTGCAGAAGTGTTCCAAAGGAGGGCAGGTGATACCAGCCTGGGGCACTCTTGTGGAGATGTATAATGCTGCCGGATTTTTGTAATTCCTGCTGACTGGGAGGGCcttctctgctcccagcccttccagTCTTTTGCTCAGCCCCTAACAGCGCCACTATGTGCCTCGTCTCCTCCATGTGCCCTCCTTgccctcctcctcagcctgcacCATCCTTGAGACTCGTGCAGCGCTGCTGCCTGAGCTTGTGTCCTGCACTGTGTGCTCTGAAGCAGCTCTGAACCAGAGCTCCCCAGCATCTCCTCAGTCACATCCCTTGCTACGGCCTGTGGCCCATGTGCTCAGCCACATGCAGTCATGTGtgtgggagtgtggctgtgcccCGGCGTGTGCGAGTATCTGCACACGCTTGTGCTCGTGGCCTCACGGGAACAACCCCTGAGAGCCTCTGACCTACCCGAGGACGGTTGTGCGCAGGGCAGAGCACTTGTGCGCAACCCCCCTGCCCGTGTGCCTGTGCACGTGTGCCGGGCTCCGCGCGTCTGCCTTCTTCTCTGTGCACACCTGGGCAGGCTGGCAATGTGTCAGTGCCCCTGGGTGTGTGTCTCcacagctgtgcctgagctggCGGCTCAGCCCAGCCACCACAAGGCCCGCAGGCACTTCCCTGCCCAGCGGTGCCAGCCACTCACACACACTCGGCCCCCAGTTCCTTCAGTGCAGGAACCTGGAGAGGGCCACGGCCCTCCGGTCGGTCTCACCAAGCACAATCCCAttgccaggccatgcccaggcCAGGCCACCTCCAGGCAGCCTTGGGGCActcagctctgtcccagggTCCTTGCTCCTTTCTCAAAGAGAGGCTTTGAGGTGACAGTGTTCTGGTGGGACAGTGGAGATGGGGGCGTCCTGTGGCCACACTGGCCTTGGTCCtgagccaggggctgtgggaaaAAGTTTCTGTCTACCAGAATGGGGTGTGCGGAGAAAAGTTATTGACCGTGTCTGGGAGGTGGAGGATGGAAGATGGGAGAGTTGCTCCTTTCCCACAGCCAGAAGGGGGAACAGTGGCAGGCTCCAACAATGTGGGAGCATGGCTTTGGTTCTGTCCTCATGCTCCGTTGATCCTGTGAAacccctcagccctgccctgtcGCGATGGGTGAGGGTGGTGGTTGCCGTGACCTTCCTAGGGAAGTGTCTTAGAAGCACAGCCCTAGGCACAGAGGCACATCTGCCTTCACCtgagtgatttcagctctctTGTGAGCGCTGCTGAGTGCAGCGCGGAAGAAAGCTACGGGAGTGTTCGTATGGGGTTCCACGGAGatcttttattcttctctcaCAAAGGATTTAGGGACGAAGAACGGCCCACTGGGTTTGAGGGAGGCGGGATTATATCAGAAAGGCAGGGgttggggaaaagcagcagggccGACCATCTGAGGGTTTAGGGGAGGAACAAAGGGGAATGGCCAGTGGGGTACACAGGATTTGTATGCAAATGAGGGTCACTGTGGGAGACACCTTTCTCTTACCATGAACAAGGCAAGAGGTGGCCCAAGGGCTCTATCTCCGGGGCTGAGGTGTGAGCATTTTGGCTTAAGGGCTTTCCCTCCAGGGAAGGGCCAGGGCCTCCATTAGGCCTTGTGCCTCCACACTGCCTGTGGGGTTAGAAGGTGGGCAGAAGAAGGCTAATGTGAGGGAGGTGTTTGAGGAGAGGAGGTTGTGGACTATCCCCAGGCATTGCTGTTTCCCACGTGCTCTCGTGTGACCTTTAGACATCATCTTCTCAGGATAATCACCATTTTGGGAAAGCCGTGGATGTATTTGTGAGCTCCAATAGAAAAGGCACCAAGTAAAATCCACCATGGAGTGGGTCCACCCTCTGCTTCCTGCACCTTTTGCCGCGAGCTGGATGGAAGAGTTCCCacacagggaaggaggaagcagagggcCAGGTTTGGATGCAAAACAACTTTATTGAGTGTACGGAAGTAAAGGAGGTAGCTGAAAGAGGACACCAGGAGCAGGCACTGGGGTGCAGAGGGGGTGTCCATTTGCCCGGCCTGCAGAAGGACGGAGGGAGGTAAACAGGTCCCACTGGGCTGGCATGGGGTGGTGCTgacaggaaaggcagagaagggaagagagccaaagaaaacaacagaaaagcaagGGCACACATCCATTGTTCCAAAAATCCATCCTCAGTGCAGTACCACGTTCTGAGGTTGTGGAGGTTCTTGCCGGAGAAGGTTGCCAGGAGATTTAGCAGGGGGGACAACATCTGCTGCCATAGCAGTTGGTGATGCAGGAGAGGTCAAAGCCCCCGGAGCTGATGGGCACTCCCCCAcagctgaggatgctgccaACAGCAGCGGAGGTGGAGGATCCCACCACGGtgttctgtgggaaggagctgaggatggggccaggcagggtcaccagcacagcaggcGGCTCAATGGCCACGTGGGagctctggcactgcctgacacagcactcattgcagctgttggccagcgggcaggggccgcagggctggcagcaagggttgcagggctggcagcaggacatgGCTCACGGTCACAGGTGCACCTGGCACAGAGcgcagggagaagcagaaagtgGGGACAcatgaggagcagcactgcacccaaacagcctgcagccaaggcagctgctggcccacattgccctgcccagctcaaaGCCCAGGAGCCACCCCCGCCATGTCCCAGCCTCTCTGTGTCTTCACAAGAccttctctcccctgccctgtcccagcacaagcagctcccagccctgggacagccctgacAGCCCCTGTCAGCTGAGACCTACAGCCAGGAAAGAGCTGGTCTTGAGcaagctgcaggaggagaagctCTAGAAGGaggacaaggaggaggaggagggggggcTTCCCACTCACCTGtttcctgaggaagaggaggaagaggtgaGAGAGAGAAGTGGATGAGAGTGTAGGGACTTGGTGTGCCTTTTATAGCagtcctgcactgccccaggccCTGAGGCACCTCAGTGGAAGTCATAATTTTGTGTCCAGCTCATGTCAAATGTACACCATCCCAGCTAATGGTAGGGGCTGTGTCCTGGTTTCCTGCACTGTGGCCTCTATTTCCTGGCTTCTGCCGTGTGCGTTCCTACCTGAAGACTTCGGTAAGTGCCAGGATGAGAGGCCCAAgaattttcaggaaagaaacaatTTCAGAGTAGGCAGAATGCTGGGATCACGGTCTGGTGGCATTCCATGCAGGCACATGACATGAACCTGTGTCATTCCTGTGGGTGTGTATATGGCAAAATGTCAGGGCATCCCTCTCATTCTTCTTCTCCACCTGCCCATCTCTCCCTTCCTATGCAAGCACATGTATACTGGAAAAAGATAAACATGATGCCATTCTGCTCTCTGGAGGTGAGGGCTGGCAGTTTGCCTGGAAGCAGGGCTTCCTCCTATGTTGCGATTGACCAAAAAGACAAATTTGGAAATGCGGCTGCAGGAACAGGCTCTATGAGAAGAGTCCAGTGGCTCCTGCCACGTCTGACTGAGTCAGTTCCAAGTGTGTCCCAAGGGCACTCAGCACTGCCCAACACAAAGCACATTTgtcacactgctgctgcctgtgtgaaAGTGGATTTTGTTGGCAATGGTATGGGCTGGAAAGAAGCTTCAAGGCCATTTCATTCCACTGCTCCTACCCTGAGAACATGGGCACTGATGCCACGCACTGAACCAGTTTGCTCAAAGCTGTGTCCAAGCAGGTCATGCCCAATTCCGGGTTTGAGGCATCCGGAAGGTTTCTGGGCAATTCAATGCaaggcctcagcaccctcagagAGAGGAACATCTTTGTCAGCTCCAAGGGAAAGGGATCCAAGAAAAATGCACTACAGGGATTTCAAGGCTCTTCTTCCTCAACACATTTACACATGACCAAGCGGAAAGAGCTGTcacagaaagatggagaaatcaGAGGCCGAGGTTTGAATGCAAAAGCAACTTTATTGAGCCCAAAGAAGAACAGACGGAGGCTGCcggagggcagcaggagcagctacTAAGATGCAGTGGGGATGTCTGACGTCCTGGCCTGCCAAGGGAAGGAGGTCAACACGTTTGACTAGGCTGGCATTGAGTGGTGGGGACCGGAAAggaatggaagaaataaatgagaggaggaagagaggaaggaaacaacaaaataagAAGTTCTAAATCCAATGCCTTCAAGTTCCATCTTCATTCCAGCACCGTTATCTGAAGTCGTGGAGGTTCTTGCCCAAGGATGTTGGCGGCAGCATCTTTAGCAGGGACGACAACATCTTTCACCATAACCACGGGTGATGCAGGAGATGTCAAAGCCCCCGGAGCTGATGGGCACTCCGTCAcagctgaggatgctgccaACGGCCGCGGAGGTGGAGGATCCCACCACGGtgttctgtgggaaggagctgaggatggggccaggcagggtcaccagcACAGTGGGCGGCTCAATGACGACGGTGGAGCTCTGACACTGCCTGACACAGCACtcattgcagctgttggccagcgggcaggggccgcagggctggcagcaagggttgcagggctggcactgctggcacttCTCAGGGCAGGACATGTCTGGAGCCTGGCGCTGCAGCTGGCACACggggcagggaggaagcagAGCACATGCACACCTGAGACACAGCCCGCAAGGCACCCCAAACAAGACAAGGCCCTGCTGCCTGCCGAGCTCCAGGCCGTGCTGGCCCAAACTGGGGATCCTTTGCCCGAGC contains:
- the LOC134053151 gene encoding feather keratin Cos1-2-like, with protein sequence MSCCQPCNPCCQPCGPCPLANSCNECCVRQCQSSHVAIEPPAVLVTLPGPILSSFPQNTVVGSSTSAAVGSILSCGGVPISSGGFDLSCITNCYGSRCCPPC
- the LOC134053036 gene encoding feather keratin Cos1-1/Cos1-3/Cos2-1-like yields the protein MSCPEKCQQCQPCNPCCQPCGPCPLANSCNECCVRQCQSSTVVIEPPAVLVTLPGPILSSFPQNTVVGSSTSAAVGSILSCDGVPISSGGFDISCITRGYGERCCRPC
- the LOC134053427 gene encoding feather keratin Cos1-1/Cos1-3/Cos2-1-like, whose amino-acid sequence is MTSTEVPQGLGQCRTAIKGTPSPYTLIHFSLSPLPPLPQETDMSCPEKCQQCQPCNPCCQPCGPCPLANSCNECCVRQCQSSTVVIEPPTVLVTLPGPILSSFPQNTVVGSSTSAAVGSILSCDGVPISSGGFDISCITRGYGERCCRPC